A window from Kovacikia minuta CCNUW1 encodes these proteins:
- a CDS encoding GAF domain-containing protein, with protein MSQISLEALKGLVEEEGVSDAELPILSLVVEGKPPAEMKAILGLRSENAVQKKLAPIYAKFRIAGAGPGKLAKLQKILLDRLQSSQGKRKVFIAWVGQVGKLQADGMRDLFKHPQIETFILDQDISLNSLWIQEIEALLESFDYGIICSSKESSENPPVNFAIGFLAGRFQKLWIAYPQREEFSKFLFRFPVIDTGSEESLADLLHQIIGGEVQDSKEWVLFKTSNPVWKERLHQINQQRSDQIRPQESEFIIDLAKRTLSQNPHFLRNTTFQNLVIKFLSDASTYVQNLGVNSSVFSIPLELYPRYLTVLQKEFRICVKAVAIVDSVERFWSNDEGDEIGETANKESERLFVFRSEKDFNASLNFLLMHASHYKVFVTTRKNYIPYAEEYSLRDRPTKWKEDFSLPTKEFAIIEDPATKHQLIAWYDEDNIKDRRSRRLVHFSPVAGEIFQYKEVLSNFLERAKQSQGVFQINVKDKLGYQTVPEEIEIIREELFRKISQEPSKTPGEILQDLQHLRNELMVLESKEEVIQKALEVILNRLRAQTASIFLFSKDGRLHRVGIKGIDVNRKPIENTDFFVESYAPGESFTGKAILPGKDGFGKPWWTNNLSGEASLFETSKREYKKRLGTINSAIAVPLNGQNKTYGVLEVINKIDPITKRALPSHGFLQDEVYWLSAVSSSVAYTLSSLRRKRQNKLFADLSKYLLSNSFDQESVYKEVTWRLISEDTSFKVCILRIKDETGALEVVAKSPGDGDSITWENRRDDKRHPGDGLVGQILQSVDENNPSYVIVPKIDEQIDEFRNKDWVLANQFKSFGCFPLMYKSEVVGSISLYTAYEYDFHRGCKDFLNRVASLVAAFVGRVKEEKLKDRVRKLLDQQLAALPPDLSKLNQNELLEKLSVCQEQQGMVRRQLDPADLQPKSNTYATSQNGYLD; from the coding sequence ATGAGTCAGATTTCTCTGGAAGCTTTGAAGGGTCTAGTTGAAGAAGAAGGCGTGTCTGATGCTGAGTTGCCTATTTTAAGCCTGGTTGTAGAAGGAAAACCACCCGCTGAGATGAAAGCAATTTTAGGACTGCGTTCGGAAAATGCAGTTCAGAAGAAATTGGCTCCTATATACGCCAAATTCCGAATTGCAGGTGCTGGCCCCGGCAAGTTGGCTAAACTTCAAAAAATATTGCTAGATCGATTACAGTCTAGCCAAGGTAAAAGGAAGGTATTTATTGCCTGGGTGGGTCAGGTAGGAAAGCTCCAGGCGGATGGGATGAGAGACCTTTTCAAGCATCCCCAAATCGAGACGTTTATCTTAGATCAAGATATAAGCTTAAATTCGCTTTGGATACAGGAGATTGAAGCGCTTCTAGAAAGCTTTGATTATGGGATCATTTGTTCTTCAAAGGAATCGAGTGAAAATCCGCCCGTTAATTTCGCCATCGGGTTTCTAGCTGGCAGGTTTCAAAAGCTGTGGATTGCCTATCCTCAGAGAGAAGAATTTTCCAAGTTCCTTTTTCGCTTTCCCGTCATAGACACAGGTAGTGAAGAATCTTTGGCAGACTTGCTACATCAGATAATTGGTGGAGAGGTTCAAGATTCAAAAGAGTGGGTACTTTTCAAAACCTCTAATCCAGTATGGAAAGAAAGACTACATCAAATAAATCAACAGCGATCAGATCAGATTAGACCTCAAGAGAGTGAATTCATAATAGATTTGGCTAAGAGAACACTTAGTCAGAATCCTCACTTCCTCAGAAATACCACTTTCCAGAACCTGGTCATTAAATTTTTATCTGATGCAAGTACTTATGTTCAAAATCTAGGCGTAAATAGTTCTGTTTTTTCTATCCCACTGGAATTATATCCACGCTATCTTACTGTCCTTCAGAAAGAGTTTAGAATTTGTGTTAAAGCTGTCGCGATCGTAGATAGCGTAGAACGTTTTTGGTCTAATGATGAAGGTGATGAAATTGGAGAAACGGCAAATAAAGAGAGCGAAAGATTATTTGTATTTAGAAGTGAGAAAGATTTTAATGCTAGTTTAAATTTTCTCTTAATGCATGCTTCACACTACAAAGTGTTTGTGACAACCAGAAAAAACTATATTCCTTACGCGGAGGAGTATTCTCTTAGGGATAGACCAACAAAATGGAAAGAAGACTTTAGTCTGCCTACTAAAGAGTTTGCAATTATTGAAGACCCAGCAACCAAGCATCAATTAATTGCTTGGTACGACGAGGACAACATTAAAGATAGAAGAAGCAGAAGGCTAGTTCATTTTTCTCCTGTAGCAGGCGAAATTTTTCAATACAAAGAGGTTCTTTCCAACTTTCTTGAACGAGCGAAACAAAGTCAAGGAGTTTTCCAAATTAATGTAAAAGACAAATTGGGCTACCAAACTGTGCCTGAAGAAATTGAAATAATCCGGGAAGAACTGTTTCGGAAAATTTCTCAAGAACCATCCAAGACACCAGGAGAGATCCTGCAAGACTTGCAACACCTTAGAAATGAATTGATGGTTTTGGAGAGTAAAGAAGAAGTAATTCAAAAAGCCCTTGAAGTAATTCTAAATAGATTAAGAGCACAAACTGCCTCAATCTTCTTATTTTCAAAAGATGGACGGCTACATCGTGTTGGCATAAAAGGCATAGACGTAAACCGAAAGCCGATAGAAAATACTGATTTCTTTGTTGAAAGTTATGCGCCAGGCGAAAGCTTTACAGGTAAAGCTATCCTTCCTGGGAAAGATGGTTTTGGGAAACCCTGGTGGACTAATAATTTGAGCGGTGAAGCTTCACTATTTGAAACTAGCAAGAGAGAGTATAAAAAAAGGCTCGGCACAATTAACTCCGCAATTGCTGTTCCATTAAATGGGCAGAACAAGACATATGGGGTTTTAGAAGTAATTAATAAAATTGATCCAATCACTAAAAGAGCGCTTCCAAGCCACGGGTTCTTGCAGGATGAGGTTTATTGGCTGTCCGCTGTAAGTTCATCTGTCGCTTACACCCTTTCTAGTCTTCGGAGAAAGCGACAAAATAAATTATTTGCTGATTTGAGCAAGTATTTATTAAGTAATAGCTTTGATCAAGAATCAGTATATAAAGAAGTTACCTGGCGTTTGATTTCCGAAGATACTTCTTTTAAGGTATGTATATTACGAATCAAAGATGAGACAGGTGCTTTGGAAGTGGTTGCCAAATCTCCTGGAGATGGTGATTCAATCACTTGGGAGAATAGGCGAGATGATAAGAGGCATCCAGGAGATGGGCTGGTAGGACAAATACTTCAATCTGTAGACGAGAATAACCCAAGCTATGTAATCGTTCCAAAGATAGATGAGCAAATAGATGAATTTAGAAATAAGGATTGGGTTTTGGCTAATCAATTCAAATCCTTCGGTTGCTTTCCATTAATGTATAAAAGCGAAGTCGTAGGATCAATTTCACTTTATACTGCCTACGAATATGATTTCCATCGTGGTTGTAAAGACTTTTTAAATAGAGTCGCATCTTTAGTTGCTGCTTTTGTGGGCAGAGTAAAGGAAGAAAAGCTTAAGGATAGGGTTAGAAAACTTCTTGATCAGCAGCTTGCTGCACTTCCCCCTGATCTTTCAAAGCTTAATCAAAATGAATTGCTCGAAAAGCTTTCCGTTTGTCAAGAGCAACAGGGCATGGTTCGACGGCAACTGGACCCTGCTGATCTTCAACCCAAATCGAATACTTATGCAACAAGCCAGAACGGATATCTAGACTAG
- the pheA gene encoding prephenate dehydratase yields MPNMTVKPWRKIRDTNQNSSSHPSMTLSIAHLGPSGTNAETATLQYATWLKQKTGQSPLLCPYPSIARTLQAVAQGKADLAVVPVENSIEGSVTVTLDTLWQLDSLKIQQELVLPIEHALLSQATALDTIHTVYSHPQALAQCQRWLEEFLPQCELIPTNSTTDALPYLQADPAVGAISSPRAAQLYNLPILACPINDYPDNCTRFWALSLHPSPGGNHTSLAFIVHDAPGALVKSLQLFASQNINLSRIESRPTKRSLGDYLFFVDLEGNAGDPSVQAVLETLTNETAILKVFGSYNILPIEGSDRVELG; encoded by the coding sequence ATGCCAAACATGACCGTAAAACCGTGGCGAAAAATTCGTGACACTAACCAAAATTCCTCTTCCCATCCTTCCATGACTTTATCGATCGCCCACTTGGGTCCATCAGGGACGAATGCAGAAACAGCCACCCTCCAGTACGCAACCTGGTTAAAGCAAAAAACAGGGCAATCCCCTTTACTGTGTCCCTATCCCAGTATTGCCCGTACCTTACAAGCAGTAGCGCAGGGGAAGGCAGATCTGGCAGTTGTTCCAGTCGAAAACTCAATTGAGGGTAGTGTCACCGTCACGCTGGATACGCTATGGCAGTTGGATAGTCTCAAAATTCAGCAAGAGTTAGTTCTGCCGATCGAACATGCGCTACTGTCTCAAGCAACCGCTCTTGATACAATCCACACCGTTTATTCCCATCCCCAGGCATTGGCACAGTGCCAGCGCTGGTTAGAAGAATTCTTGCCGCAGTGTGAGTTAATCCCAACCAACTCTACGACCGACGCTCTGCCGTATCTTCAAGCTGACCCTGCGGTGGGGGCAATTTCTTCCCCACGGGCTGCCCAGCTTTACAACCTACCGATTCTTGCCTGCCCAATTAATGACTATCCCGACAACTGCACCCGCTTTTGGGCCCTTAGCCTGCACCCGTCTCCGGGCGGAAACCACACATCCCTGGCCTTTATTGTTCACGATGCCCCCGGTGCCCTGGTAAAATCCCTACAACTATTCGCTAGTCAGAACATTAATTTAAGCCGAATTGAATCTCGTCCCACTAAGCGATCGCTGGGCGATTATCTATTTTTCGTGGACTTAGAAGGAAATGCTGGCGATCCTTCCGTGCAAGCGGTTTTAGAAACGTTAACCAACGAAACCGCCATTTTGAAAGTTTTTGGTAGCTACAACATCTTGCCAATTGAGGGTAGTGATCGAGTAGAACTAGGGTAG
- a CDS encoding transposase: MTIAQREQQIHRVKAVSFQPELDEALEQALREAVISAVKITLESALKEELKAELAKMGDDRPRRSGYFQRRLDTQYGQVKDLRVPKLRERNPEREWQILQRYQRGLGNLLNWLCCLYVMGLSLRDLQEALYFLIGHVLSRSAVNQVTLQIQQHLDTRRLAPIGKTPAILIVDGVWVEIQYTREAFKLDRAGHLRQSRQAEERVILAVLAVWEDGSYEILHYEIASDEGEAEWEALFEHLIARGLQADAVKLVVSDGSLGLPKALKKTLPQAQQQRCITHKIRGIERYLSYEDLPKTDEQEQPLKREDAKRQRRFEIASEAYQIYNAETLEQARQRLEQFITKWETQEPKAIQVFQRDLELTLTFYQFAPNLHRHIRTTNHLERLFREFRTKSDEIGAFPHETSCLTVFFLVIERDHAKHDRKTVAKNS; this comes from the coding sequence ATGACCATAGCCCAACGAGAACAACAAATCCATCGAGTCAAAGCCGTCAGTTTTCAACCTGAACTGGATGAGGCGTTAGAACAGGCCCTCAGAGAGGCCGTCATCAGTGCCGTCAAAATCACCTTGGAGAGCGCACTGAAAGAGGAACTCAAGGCAGAACTAGCCAAAATGGGAGACGATCGACCTCGACGTTCCGGGTATTTTCAACGGAGACTCGATACCCAGTATGGCCAGGTGAAGGATTTGCGAGTTCCGAAATTACGAGAACGCAACCCAGAACGAGAGTGGCAGATTCTCCAACGTTACCAACGGGGCTTAGGCAACCTGCTCAACTGGTTGTGTTGTTTGTATGTGATGGGACTGTCGTTGAGAGATTTGCAAGAGGCGCTATATTTTCTCATAGGACATGTGCTTTCCCGCAGTGCTGTGAACCAAGTCACCCTCCAGATTCAGCAACACTTAGACACTCGTCGCTTAGCCCCGATTGGCAAAACCCCTGCGATATTAATCGTCGATGGGGTGTGGGTAGAGATTCAATATACCCGAGAAGCGTTTAAGCTAGACCGGGCAGGACATCTGCGACAAAGTCGGCAGGCCGAAGAACGGGTAATTTTGGCAGTTCTAGCCGTCTGGGAGGATGGGTCTTATGAAATCCTGCATTATGAGATTGCCTCCGACGAAGGAGAAGCAGAGTGGGAGGCCTTGTTTGAGCATTTAATCGCCCGAGGACTGCAAGCCGATGCGGTGAAATTAGTGGTCAGTGATGGCAGTTTGGGATTGCCCAAGGCGTTGAAAAAGACCTTGCCCCAGGCCCAACAGCAACGCTGTATCACGCACAAAATCCGAGGGATTGAGCGCTATTTGAGTTATGAGGATTTGCCGAAAACCGATGAGCAGGAACAACCCCTGAAGCGGGAAGATGCCAAACGGCAGCGTCGATTTGAAATTGCCTCTGAGGCTTATCAAATCTACAATGCAGAGACTTTGGAGCAGGCAAGGCAACGGTTAGAGCAATTCATCACCAAATGGGAAACACAAGAACCCAAAGCCATCCAAGTCTTTCAACGCGATCTAGAGTTGACCCTGACTTTCTATCAATTTGCACCAAACCTGCATCGGCATATTCGCACCACTAATCATTTGGAGCGGCTATTTCGAGAATTTCGCACCAAGTCAGATGAAATTGGGGCATTCCCGCATGAAACGAGTTGCCTCACTGTCTTTTTCCTCGTGATTGAGCGTGATCATGCCAAACATGACCGTAAAACCGTGGCGAAAAATTCGTGA